The proteins below are encoded in one region of Micromonospora pisi:
- a CDS encoding alpha-N-arabinofuranosidase has protein sequence MPRRLFGSFVEHLGRCVYTGIYEPGHPTADGDGFRRDVLALVRELGVTTVRYPGGNFVSSYRWEDGIGPVDQRPARLDLAWHSLETNAFGLDEFMRWVGKADVDPIMAVNLGTRGTAEAVDLLEYANHRGGSHLADQRRDNGADRPYRIRLWCLGNEMDGPWQVGARSATEYGRLAAQTAKAMRRFDPDLELVACGSSHLGMPTFGSWERDVLTEAYDDVDLISLHAYYQPVDDDLPSFLASAEEMDRYIDSVTAIADSVGAIRRSTKKIMIAFDEWNVWYQSAAPSTPPSGADWPVAPPLLEDHYSVADAVVVGGLLISLLRHSDRVTAACQAQLVNVIAPIMTEPGGSAWRQTIFHPFARTARHARGAVLDVLRDGSTTTTDRFGEIDAVDAVSTWDDSTGEMTVFLVNRVTATPSEVTVDVSGARVNGIVECVTVGGTDLDARNTPDGPDHAAPRPNDTAHQAGTGVRLTLPPASWTMLRLDATEVAP, from the coding sequence GTGCCTCGCCGGCTCTTCGGCTCGTTCGTGGAGCATCTGGGGCGCTGTGTCTACACCGGCATCTACGAGCCGGGGCACCCGACCGCCGACGGGGACGGCTTTCGACGTGACGTTCTCGCGCTCGTCCGGGAGTTGGGCGTCACCACGGTCCGCTATCCGGGCGGCAACTTCGTTTCCTCCTATCGCTGGGAGGACGGCATCGGCCCGGTCGACCAACGGCCGGCCAGGCTCGATCTCGCCTGGCACAGCCTGGAGACCAACGCGTTCGGGCTCGACGAGTTCATGCGCTGGGTCGGCAAGGCGGACGTCGACCCGATCATGGCGGTCAACCTCGGCACCCGCGGCACCGCCGAGGCCGTCGACCTCCTCGAGTACGCCAACCACCGTGGTGGCAGTCACCTCGCCGACCAGCGCCGCGACAACGGCGCGGACAGGCCGTACAGGATCAGGCTGTGGTGCCTCGGCAACGAGATGGACGGCCCGTGGCAGGTGGGGGCGCGGTCCGCAACCGAGTACGGGCGCCTCGCGGCGCAGACCGCGAAGGCCATGCGCCGTTTCGATCCAGATCTCGAGCTTGTCGCCTGCGGCTCGTCGCACCTCGGCATGCCCACGTTCGGCAGTTGGGAACGCGATGTGCTCACCGAGGCGTACGACGACGTCGACCTGATCTCGCTGCACGCCTACTACCAGCCGGTCGACGACGACCTGCCCAGTTTCCTCGCCTCCGCCGAGGAGATGGACAGGTACATCGACTCCGTCACCGCCATCGCCGATTCTGTCGGGGCGATCCGCAGGTCGACCAAGAAGATCATGATCGCGTTTGACGAGTGGAACGTCTGGTACCAGTCCGCCGCTCCGTCCACCCCGCCGAGCGGTGCGGACTGGCCGGTCGCGCCGCCCCTGCTGGAGGATCACTACAGCGTGGCCGACGCCGTCGTCGTCGGCGGTCTGCTGATCAGCCTGCTCCGGCACAGCGACCGGGTGACCGCGGCCTGCCAGGCCCAACTGGTCAACGTCATCGCACCGATCATGACCGAACCCGGGGGCTCGGCCTGGCGCCAGACCATCTTCCACCCCTTTGCCCGCACCGCCCGGCACGCCCGTGGCGCCGTGCTCGACGTGCTCCGCGACGGCAGCACGACGACCACCGACCGCTTCGGCGAAATCGACGCGGTCGACGCGGTCTCCACCTGGGACGACAGCACCGGCGAGATGACCGTGTTCCTCGTCAACCGCGTCACCGCCACCCCTAGCGAGGTGACCGTCGACGTCAGTGGCGCCCGGGTGAACGGGATCGTCGAATGCGTCACCGTTGGTGGCACCGACCTTGACGCCAGGAACACACCCGACGGCCCGGACCACGCCGCTCCGCGCCCTAACGACACGGCGCACCAGGCCGGTACCGGTGTGCGGCTGACCCTTCCACCCGCGTCCTGGACCATGCTGCGACTGGACGCCACGGAAGTGGCCCCGTGA
- a CDS encoding alpha/beta hydrolase-fold protein encodes MPVAIPRPLTPTPSRRLMLALLAAVTVAAGTVAAPAASAAPPAPLGPTVTRTDKPPAGYAVTFRYRAPEDVQQVHVYGDWFYSRPENIPCQDCGDARPPGEWQPGDVAATPWHILPMQRGSDGVWTFTTPLPAGTFRYAFTHDCANELATGCTLHDDPANRWQIQPQYPGAPGAVRSTIYVPTSKKFPTYDTGYQAPVAETGRLESRRYSSPLSTNPPGVHDIVVYLPHGYDPNRAEPYPTLYLSHGSGDHSTAWTMQGVAHLILENAIRDRAVQPMVIVSTDFNGLPGGNEGYVNELRNNIFPFVEQNYHVSTRPQDRAFGGFSAGGSRAYTIMYNHTDLFGYHAAWSAGGPAATQPQIDSMKAVAGGIMIGTGLQDRLGNIAENSQRNAAALRASGVELDEYNVPGVHTWHVWRPLLNHYLRALTFRATTTGLDVTAAPEGASHHTKVTATATVGAVSTSTSAPSGKVDFYAGDTHLGSAPVHNGVARLKKTVHGELGAPVVARYQGDRLFNGSLSAPADAR; translated from the coding sequence ATGCCCGTCGCAATTCCCCGTCCCCTGACGCCGACGCCGAGTCGTCGGCTGATGCTCGCACTGCTCGCCGCCGTCACCGTTGCGGCCGGAACGGTCGCGGCCCCCGCGGCGTCGGCCGCGCCGCCCGCGCCGCTGGGCCCGACCGTCACCCGCACCGACAAGCCGCCCGCCGGGTACGCGGTCACCTTCAGGTATCGGGCGCCCGAGGACGTCCAGCAGGTCCACGTCTACGGCGACTGGTTCTACTCGCGCCCGGAGAACATCCCGTGCCAGGACTGCGGCGATGCTCGGCCACCCGGCGAGTGGCAGCCCGGCGACGTGGCGGCAACCCCGTGGCACATCCTGCCCATGCAGAGGGGCTCCGACGGGGTGTGGACGTTCACCACACCGCTGCCGGCGGGCACCTTCCGCTACGCGTTCACCCACGACTGCGCCAACGAGCTCGCCACCGGCTGCACGCTGCACGACGACCCCGCGAACCGATGGCAGATCCAGCCGCAGTATCCGGGCGCGCCCGGTGCGGTACGCAGCACGATCTACGTGCCGACCAGCAAGAAGTTCCCGACGTACGACACCGGCTACCAGGCGCCGGTCGCTGAGACCGGCCGGTTGGAGTCCCGGCGGTACTCCTCACCGCTGTCCACGAACCCGCCGGGAGTGCACGACATCGTCGTCTACCTGCCGCATGGCTACGACCCCAACCGGGCCGAGCCGTACCCAACCCTCTACCTGAGCCACGGCAGTGGTGACCACTCGACCGCCTGGACGATGCAGGGCGTGGCCCACCTCATCCTGGAGAACGCGATCAGGGATCGTGCCGTGCAGCCGATGGTGATCGTCTCCACCGACTTCAACGGCCTGCCCGGCGGCAACGAGGGCTACGTCAACGAGCTGCGGAACAACATCTTCCCGTTCGTCGAGCAGAACTACCACGTCTCCACCCGCCCGCAGGACCGCGCGTTCGGTGGCTTCTCCGCCGGCGGCAGCCGGGCATACACCATCATGTACAACCACACCGACCTGTTCGGCTACCACGCTGCCTGGAGCGCCGGCGGCCCGGCCGCCACCCAGCCGCAGATCGACAGCATGAAGGCGGTGGCCGGCGGCATCATGATCGGCACCGGGCTCCAGGACCGCCTGGGCAACATCGCCGAGAACTCGCAGCGCAACGCTGCCGCCCTGCGGGCGTCCGGCGTCGAGCTGGACGAGTACAACGTGCCCGGCGTGCACACCTGGCACGTCTGGCGCCCCCTGTTGAACCACTATTTGCGGGCCCTGACGTTCCGTGCCACCACGACCGGTCTCGACGTCACGGCGGCACCCGAGGGCGCCTCGCACCACACCAAGGTCACCGCTACCGCGACGGTCGGTGCCGTCAGCACCAGCACCTCCGCCCCCTCCGGCAAGGTCGACTTCTACGCTGGCGACACGCACCTCGGGTCGGCGCCGGTGCACAACGGTGTCGCCCGGCTGAAGAAAACCGTCCACGGCGAACTGGGCGCTCCGGTGGTTGCCCGCTACCAGGGCGACAGGCTCTTCAACGGTTCCCTGAGCGCACCGGCCGACGCCCGGTAG
- a CDS encoding aldehyde dehydrogenase (NADP(+)) yields the protein MNVVITVDPRDGRRRSTDLHETDESRLEAIAGRASRAAQWLSGLGRVGRAEMLDRIAASLESRRVDLVAAAEAETGLSHPRLDQELTRAALQFRMFGDVLRDGAYVEAVIDHAADTPLGPGPDLRRMLVPLGPVAVFGASNFPFAFSVAGGDTASALAAGCPTVLKAHPSHPLTSHASADAIESAIRGMGGPDGVITIVYGEQAGRSLVRHPAIRAAALTGSVGAARAIQAAIDERPDPIPLYAELSSVNPIVVLPGAAVDRGEQIAEGLFASFTASGGQLCTKPGLAFIPSDPGGEHLVDTLRARVASAGGTILLNERIRDAYENRATAFERAGARVSARPQVDPGEGFTVAPTLLEVGLPGLTAEIADECFGPLMVVVRYRDVVELDAVLATVPPSLTGSIHRGPEDDNDVVRRLVDVLAARSGRIVFDGYPTGVRVSWAQHHGGPWPSTNAVHTSVGATSIRRFLRPLAWQDAPEWVLPEELRDEYVAIPRRVDGRLESKLE from the coding sequence GTGAACGTGGTCATCACGGTCGATCCGCGCGACGGCCGGCGTCGCTCGACGGATCTCCACGAGACGGACGAGTCTCGGCTGGAGGCCATCGCCGGCCGGGCGTCGCGGGCGGCGCAGTGGCTGTCCGGCCTGGGTAGAGTCGGCAGAGCGGAGATGCTGGATCGCATCGCCGCGTCCCTGGAGTCCCGTCGCGTGGACCTGGTCGCAGCCGCGGAGGCGGAGACCGGGCTGAGCCACCCGCGGCTCGACCAGGAACTCACGCGGGCCGCTCTCCAGTTCCGGATGTTCGGCGACGTGTTGCGCGACGGGGCGTACGTCGAGGCGGTCATCGACCACGCTGCCGACACACCCCTCGGGCCCGGCCCTGACCTGCGGCGGATGCTCGTACCCCTCGGGCCGGTTGCCGTCTTCGGGGCCAGCAACTTCCCGTTCGCCTTCTCGGTCGCCGGGGGCGACACCGCCTCCGCGCTCGCCGCGGGCTGTCCCACCGTCCTCAAGGCCCACCCGTCGCACCCGCTGACATCGCACGCCTCCGCTGACGCGATCGAGTCGGCCATCCGTGGCATGGGCGGTCCCGATGGTGTGATCACCATCGTGTACGGCGAGCAGGCCGGCCGCTCGCTGGTGCGCCACCCCGCGATCCGGGCGGCCGCCTTGACGGGTTCCGTCGGCGCCGCCCGTGCCATCCAGGCGGCCATCGACGAACGACCTGATCCCATTCCCCTCTACGCCGAACTCAGCAGCGTGAACCCGATCGTCGTCCTGCCCGGCGCGGCCGTCGACCGGGGAGAGCAGATCGCCGAAGGACTGTTCGCCTCCTTCACGGCCTCGGGCGGTCAGCTGTGCACCAAGCCCGGGCTGGCGTTCATCCCGTCGGATCCGGGCGGTGAGCACCTGGTCGACACGCTGCGGGCCAGGGTCGCCTCCGCAGGCGGCACGATCCTGCTGAACGAGCGCATCCGAGACGCCTACGAAAATCGGGCTACCGCGTTCGAGCGGGCCGGCGCTCGTGTCTCGGCCCGGCCCCAGGTCGACCCCGGCGAGGGCTTCACCGTCGCGCCGACACTGCTGGAGGTCGGTCTGCCGGGCCTGACCGCCGAGATCGCCGACGAGTGCTTCGGTCCGCTCATGGTCGTGGTCCGGTATCGCGACGTCGTCGAACTCGACGCCGTCCTGGCGACCGTCCCACCGTCGCTGACCGGTTCCATCCATCGTGGACCCGAGGACGACAACGATGTCGTGCGTCGGCTCGTCGACGTGCTCGCCGCCCGCTCGGGTCGCATCGTCTTCGACGGCTATCCCACCGGCGTCCGCGTGTCGTGGGCTCAGCACCACGGCGGGCCCTGGCCGTCGACCAACGCCGTACACACCTCGGTGGGCGCCACGTCGATCCGGCGATTCCTCCGTCCGCTGGCGTGGCAGGACGCCCCGGAGTGGGTTCTTCCCGAGGAACTTCGAGACGAGTACGTCGCCATTCCCCGGCGAGTCGATGGGAGGTTGGAATCGAAGCTCGAATAG
- a CDS encoding fumarylacetoacetate hydrolase family protein yields the protein MTPDADWFGTASEALPDDADQSVLVGRIWDPSVDGPSPVTVRDGEVIDISHRFPTVRDICELPDPAAIVAGLDGPRVGDFDEILANTGAASRGRTRPWLLAPVDLQVLKAAGVTFPISMIERVIEERALGDLLLASDIRRRMLADVGVDLHSLVPGSAEADRLKSLLVAEGMWSQYLEVGIGPDAEIFTKGQILSAVGTAVPVGVLAASTWNNPEPEVTLIVQSSGRIVGATLGNDVNLRDVEGRSALLLPLAKDNNASCALGPLIRLFDERFGMDRVRELEVSLEVRGVDGFLLEAVSEMTRMSRDPEELVRQLIGPHHRYPDGAALMLGTMFAPIQDRDRPGEGFTHKVDDVVRISCPALGTLVNRVWHAEECEPWHFGVRDLMGNLVRRGLL from the coding sequence ATGACCCCTGATGCAGACTGGTTCGGTACCGCCAGCGAGGCGCTGCCGGACGATGCCGACCAGAGCGTCCTCGTCGGCCGGATCTGGGACCCGTCCGTCGACGGCCCCTCGCCCGTGACCGTCCGAGACGGCGAGGTCATCGACATCAGCCACCGGTTCCCGACCGTCCGGGACATCTGCGAGCTGCCCGACCCCGCTGCCATCGTGGCCGGACTCGACGGGCCGCGGGTGGGCGACTTCGACGAGATACTGGCCAACACGGGGGCCGCGAGCCGTGGCCGTACCCGGCCCTGGTTGCTCGCCCCGGTCGACCTCCAGGTGCTCAAGGCTGCCGGCGTCACCTTCCCCATCTCGATGATCGAACGCGTCATCGAGGAACGGGCACTGGGAGACCTGCTGCTCGCGTCGGACATCCGTCGCCGAATGCTCGCCGACGTCGGTGTCGACCTGCACAGCCTGGTTCCGGGCTCGGCCGAGGCGGATCGGCTGAAGAGTCTGTTGGTCGCCGAGGGCATGTGGAGTCAGTACCTGGAGGTGGGGATCGGCCCGGACGCCGAGATCTTCACCAAGGGTCAGATCCTCTCCGCCGTCGGCACCGCCGTTCCGGTCGGGGTGCTCGCCGCGTCGACCTGGAACAACCCGGAACCCGAGGTCACGCTCATCGTCCAGTCCAGCGGGCGGATCGTCGGCGCCACCCTCGGCAACGACGTGAACCTCCGGGATGTGGAGGGCCGCTCGGCGTTGTTGCTTCCGCTGGCGAAGGACAACAACGCCTCGTGCGCCCTCGGTCCCTTGATTCGGCTCTTCGATGAGCGGTTCGGGATGGATCGGGTGCGCGAACTCGAAGTCAGCCTGGAGGTCCGCGGTGTGGACGGCTTCCTACTGGAGGCGGTCTCGGAGATGACTCGAATGTCGCGCGACCCGGAGGAACTGGTACGGCAGTTGATCGGCCCGCACCACCGCTATCCCGACGGTGCCGCCCTGATGCTCGGCACCATGTTCGCGCCCATCCAGGACCGGGACCGCCCCGGTGAGGGCTTCACCCACAAGGTCGACGACGTGGTGCGAATCAGCTGCCCGGCACTCGGCACCCTGGTCAACCGGGTGTGGCACGCGGAGGAGTGCGAGCCCTGGCACTTCGGCGTCCGCGATCTCATGGGCAATCTGGTGAGGAGAGGACTGCTGTGA
- a CDS encoding mandelate racemase/muconate lactonizing enzyme family protein, with protein sequence MKIVSVDTLVVDFYRTNLVIVRVHTDEGIIGLGEATLEGKERAVQGAIAEVAEAVVGLDPTRISKILYELARDWYWRGGPVVMTALSSLEMALWDISARDLGVPVSRLLGGATRDRVRAYANGWFSGAVTPEDYATAARRTVESGFRGLKWDPFENYDLTITTQQLDRVLAQTDAVRGAVGRDVELFIEGHGRFDVRHAINIAKEIAQFDPVWFEEPCPPDNLDALVDIRRSSPVPIAAGERWYGRQGFAPALARQAVDFVQPDVTHAGGIAELAFIATLAATSYVGFAPHNPSGPLSTAATLQLGATLPNFRYLEIMATDVPWRPEITNERLVLTAEGDVLIPTGVGLGIEVDLAAIEQHPFTPHPMRMFRDAVYDIRPRDERSFFNLESGS encoded by the coding sequence ATGAAGATCGTCTCCGTCGACACGTTGGTCGTCGACTTCTACCGCACGAATCTCGTCATCGTGCGCGTCCACACCGACGAGGGGATCATCGGGCTCGGTGAGGCCACCCTGGAAGGCAAGGAACGGGCCGTCCAGGGCGCGATCGCCGAGGTGGCCGAAGCGGTGGTGGGCCTGGACCCCACCCGCATCTCGAAGATCCTCTACGAGCTGGCACGGGACTGGTACTGGCGCGGCGGGCCGGTCGTCATGACCGCGCTGAGTTCGCTGGAGATGGCCCTGTGGGACATCTCGGCGCGCGACCTCGGCGTTCCGGTCTCACGGCTCCTCGGCGGTGCGACCAGGGACCGGGTGCGGGCGTACGCGAACGGCTGGTTCTCCGGTGCCGTCACGCCGGAGGACTACGCGACCGCGGCGCGCAGGACCGTGGAGTCCGGCTTCCGCGGCCTCAAGTGGGACCCGTTCGAGAACTACGACCTCACCATCACCACCCAGCAACTGGACCGGGTGCTCGCCCAGACCGACGCAGTCCGTGGCGCGGTGGGCCGCGACGTCGAGCTGTTCATCGAGGGGCACGGCCGCTTCGACGTCCGCCACGCGATCAACATCGCGAAGGAGATCGCCCAGTTCGACCCGGTGTGGTTCGAGGAGCCGTGCCCGCCGGACAACCTAGACGCACTGGTCGACATCCGTCGCTCGTCGCCGGTGCCGATCGCGGCGGGGGAGCGGTGGTACGGCCGGCAGGGCTTCGCGCCGGCGCTCGCCCGTCAGGCGGTCGACTTCGTCCAGCCCGATGTGACGCATGCCGGCGGGATCGCCGAGCTGGCCTTCATCGCGACGCTCGCCGCGACCAGCTACGTGGGGTTCGCGCCGCACAACCCCAGCGGTCCCCTCAGCACCGCCGCGACGCTGCAGCTCGGGGCGACACTGCCCAACTTCCGGTACCTGGAGATCATGGCGACGGACGTGCCCTGGCGCCCCGAGATCACCAACGAACGGCTGGTGCTGACCGCCGAAGGCGACGTGCTCATCCCGACCGGGGTTGGACTGGGCATCGAGGTGGACCTCGCCGCAATCGAGCAACACCCGTTCACACCGCATCCGATGCGGATGTTCCGGGACGCCGTCTACGACATCCGGCCTCGGGACGAGCGGTCCTTCTTCAACCTGGAGAGCGGCTCATGA
- a CDS encoding carbohydrate ABC transporter permease: protein MRRFRFGLTARIVAVLVVLGVAVFPLYWMLVTALSSNNDLFAEQPRLTPDIGRIGVFVEALAEGKAAGWLLNSLVIAVGTMVLSVGLGIPLGYALSRFSFWGKAALTVVLLFTQMLPEALMVVPLFALFRRFELLDSLTGLVLVNSAFVLPIVALILKGAIDGIPKELEEAARADGARPFTVLSRINVPLIAPSIAATAVIAFFHAWNEYVFAVTFIFSPDLQPASVGIANFIGELGTPIQTVMAVAFLFTLPAVAFYLLVQKYVVSGMTAGAVKG from the coding sequence ATGAGGCGCTTCCGTTTTGGTCTCACCGCGCGAATCGTCGCCGTGCTCGTCGTGTTGGGTGTCGCGGTGTTCCCGCTGTACTGGATGCTCGTCACGGCGCTCTCGAGCAACAACGACCTGTTCGCCGAGCAGCCCCGGCTCACGCCGGACATCGGTCGGATCGGGGTGTTCGTCGAGGCACTGGCCGAGGGCAAGGCGGCCGGGTGGTTGCTCAACAGCCTGGTGATCGCCGTGGGCACGATGGTCCTCTCGGTGGGCCTGGGTATCCCGCTCGGTTACGCGCTGTCCCGGTTCTCGTTCTGGGGCAAGGCCGCGCTGACCGTCGTGCTGCTGTTCACGCAGATGCTTCCCGAGGCGCTCATGGTCGTACCGTTGTTCGCGCTGTTCCGCCGCTTCGAACTGCTCGATTCGCTGACCGGTCTCGTCCTCGTGAACTCTGCCTTCGTCCTGCCGATCGTCGCGCTGATCCTCAAGGGCGCGATCGACGGCATCCCGAAGGAACTGGAGGAAGCGGCACGTGCCGACGGCGCCCGGCCCTTCACTGTCCTGAGCCGCATCAACGTGCCGCTGATCGCCCCGTCGATCGCGGCGACCGCGGTCATCGCCTTCTTCCACGCCTGGAACGAGTACGTGTTCGCGGTGACGTTCATCTTCAGTCCGGACCTGCAGCCGGCCTCCGTCGGCATCGCGAACTTCATCGGCGAACTGGGCACGCCGATCCAGACGGTGATGGCTGTCGCCTTCCTGTTCACGCTGCCTGCCGTCGCCTTCTACCTGCTGGTCCAGAAGTACGTCGTGTCCGGCATGACTGCCGGTGCGGTGAAGGGTTGA
- a CDS encoding carbohydrate ABC transporter permease, which translates to MTVLEQTGAPKTTRQPGARRRPSPLGSKWTPYLFLAPAALFILVFQAVPLVQEVYLSFTRTRLLNPTRSEWVGLENFNRIFGDPDFHRTLLITFVYVIACVVGAVGAGLVVALLLNKGFRGRGVARALVTIPWAAPGIAVALIASWMLNAQYGIVNRLLDAVGLGVPGGAILDSPRYALPAVLATTIWQLFPFTSVVLLSALQSVPQDLNEAATMDGAGRWATFHAVTWPVIKPTVGLLALLMTIWSLRRFELIWLMTKGGPVGATETLVIDLYSQAFDSKELGSAAAIGMVGVVISLIVITGSRLVARAVEKGDVR; encoded by the coding sequence ATGACTGTGCTCGAGCAGACCGGAGCACCGAAGACAACCCGCCAACCCGGGGCACGGCGTCGACCCAGCCCACTCGGCAGCAAATGGACGCCCTATCTGTTCCTGGCACCCGCCGCACTGTTCATCCTCGTCTTCCAGGCGGTGCCACTCGTCCAGGAGGTGTACCTCAGCTTCACCAGGACGAGGCTGCTCAACCCCACCCGGAGCGAGTGGGTCGGGCTGGAGAACTTCAACCGGATCTTCGGCGACCCCGACTTCCACCGCACCCTGCTGATCACCTTCGTCTACGTGATCGCCTGCGTCGTCGGCGCGGTCGGTGCCGGGCTCGTCGTCGCGCTCCTGCTCAACAAGGGTTTCCGGGGCCGTGGCGTGGCACGGGCTCTCGTGACCATCCCGTGGGCCGCGCCCGGCATCGCGGTCGCGCTCATCGCCTCCTGGATGCTCAACGCGCAGTACGGCATCGTGAACCGGCTTCTCGACGCGGTGGGACTCGGCGTCCCGGGAGGCGCGATCCTGGACAGCCCGCGCTATGCGCTCCCCGCGGTGCTCGCGACGACCATCTGGCAACTGTTCCCGTTCACCTCCGTGGTGCTGCTCTCCGCACTGCAATCTGTTCCCCAGGACCTCAACGAGGCCGCGACCATGGACGGCGCGGGACGGTGGGCCACCTTCCACGCTGTCACCTGGCCGGTCATCAAGCCGACCGTGGGACTGCTGGCCCTGCTGATGACGATCTGGTCGCTGCGGCGGTTCGAACTCATCTGGCTGATGACCAAGGGCGGCCCGGTCGGCGCCACCGAGACGCTCGTCATCGACCTCTACTCGCAGGCATTCGACTCGAAGGAACTCGGTTCGGCGGCGGCCATCGGAATGGTCGGCGTCGTCATCTCGCTCATCGTCATCACTGGCAGCCGGCTGGTCGCCCGTGCCGTGGAGAAGGGAGACGTCCGATGA
- a CDS encoding ABC transporter substrate-binding protein: MIAALLTGCGSDGDSGGGVTKLTFAASTFGDPGRGPQLTKWLDEFNKSQDKVQVSAAAVPYPTFGQTVLTQMGSGKGPDLVRFDMPEFEAASDAGLVAPLDKLIDASKYDLLKQPDQFMVHDGVRHGFIFEASNYAMFYNADLIPTPPSTYEQFTSTAKSLTKGDIYGLAFRQTEAEEAGVWQDIFNYVYGFGGAWSDGKNLTINSAENLKGLQAYKDLYDAKVIPRGADAATFRRMFAEGKVGMELNNGGYVTATRGQNAQLNFTVAPIPFPVRKQGAILAPIVINEASEGQDEAATFIRWALEPQNQVKLQEILGASSVATTTQRSAESLKATPFLTVFDGLTETSLPQIVLGFEAKTPDIRKVVVQNVIAALQGKADLKPALDRAQQQATELVR; encoded by the coding sequence TTGATTGCCGCTCTTTTGACCGGTTGCGGCTCTGACGGCGACTCTGGTGGTGGCGTCACCAAACTGACCTTCGCCGCCTCGACCTTCGGCGACCCGGGCCGTGGGCCTCAGTTGACGAAGTGGCTCGACGAGTTCAACAAGAGCCAGGACAAGGTCCAGGTCTCCGCAGCCGCAGTGCCGTACCCGACCTTCGGTCAGACGGTGCTCACCCAGATGGGCAGCGGCAAGGGGCCCGACCTGGTCCGCTTCGACATGCCCGAGTTCGAGGCCGCCTCGGACGCCGGCCTCGTCGCACCGCTTGACAAGCTGATCGATGCAAGCAAGTACGACCTGCTCAAGCAGCCGGACCAGTTCATGGTCCACGACGGCGTCCGGCACGGCTTCATCTTCGAAGCGTCGAACTACGCGATGTTCTACAACGCGGACCTGATCCCCACGCCGCCGTCCACCTACGAGCAGTTCACCTCCACCGCGAAGTCGTTGACCAAGGGTGACATCTACGGCCTGGCGTTCCGGCAGACGGAGGCCGAAGAGGCCGGCGTATGGCAGGACATCTTCAACTACGTCTACGGCTTCGGCGGCGCGTGGTCCGACGGCAAGAACCTGACGATCAACTCGGCGGAGAACCTCAAGGGCCTGCAGGCGTACAAGGATCTGTACGACGCCAAGGTGATTCCGCGCGGAGCGGACGCGGCGACGTTCCGGCGCATGTTCGCCGAGGGCAAGGTCGGGATGGAACTCAACAACGGGGGATACGTGACCGCGACGCGCGGCCAGAACGCGCAGCTGAACTTCACCGTCGCGCCCATCCCGTTCCCGGTACGTAAGCAGGGTGCGATCCTCGCACCGATCGTGATCAACGAGGCGAGCGAGGGCCAGGACGAGGCTGCCACCTTCATCCGCTGGGCCCTGGAGCCACAGAACCAGGTCAAGCTGCAGGAGATTCTCGGCGCGAGCAGCGTTGCCACCACCACGCAGCGCAGCGCCGAGTCGCTCAAGGCGACCCCGTTCCTCACCGTCTTCGACGGGCTCACCGAGACCAGCCTGCCGCAGATCGTATTGGGATTCGAAGCCAAGACGCCGGACATCCGCAAGGTGGTCGTGCAGAACGTCATCGCGGCGCTGCAGGGCAAGGCCGACCTCAAGCCGGCACTGGACCGCGCCCAGCAGCAGGCGACCGAGCTGGTCCGCTGA
- a CDS encoding IclR family transcriptional regulator, whose product MAQSIRRAIDLIRRSAQHPLSLTEAADVLGVHKSTALRILQTLESARFVRRTGAGTYVLGSGVIELSELALGSMDLRQFAAAHLRALQRETSHTVHLAQLTGDEIIYIDKVDSPAFDAVKLPSRVGRAVSIYASAVGKTILAYLPLEERDRLLSHVVFERFTDTTFADHESLGAELARIREQGWATDNGEHDAYVMCVAAPIRDSRGQVIAAVSMTAIEVIASLDQLKSALPLLLETANRISFELGYTSPSSASPDGADDDDRLMHAPN is encoded by the coding sequence TTGGCGCAATCGATTCGCCGTGCGATCGACCTCATCCGTCGATCTGCGCAGCACCCGCTGTCGCTCACGGAGGCAGCGGACGTACTCGGCGTCCACAAGTCCACGGCACTGCGGATCCTGCAGACACTGGAGTCGGCGCGCTTCGTGCGCCGGACCGGCGCGGGCACCTATGTGCTCGGCAGCGGAGTGATCGAGCTGTCCGAGCTGGCGCTCGGCTCGATGGACCTGCGCCAGTTCGCCGCCGCACACCTGCGTGCGCTGCAACGCGAGACCAGTCATACCGTGCACCTGGCGCAACTGACCGGTGATGAGATCATCTATATCGACAAGGTCGACAGCCCGGCGTTCGACGCCGTCAAGCTGCCGTCGCGGGTAGGGCGCGCGGTGTCGATCTACGCGAGCGCCGTCGGCAAGACGATCCTGGCTTACCTACCCCTGGAGGAACGCGACCGCCTCCTCTCCCACGTCGTCTTCGAGAGGTTCACCGACACCACCTTCGCCGACCACGAATCTCTCGGAGCCGAACTCGCCCGCATCCGCGAACAGGGCTGGGCCACGGACAACGGCGAACACGACGCCTACGTGATGTGTGTCGCCGCACCGATCAGGGACTCGCGGGGGCAGGTCATCGCAGCCGTCTCGATGACGGCGATCGAGGTCATCGCGAGCCTCGACCAGCTGAAGAGCGCTCTTCCGCTTCTACTGGAGACTGCGAACCGGATCTCGTTCGAGCTCGGATACACATCTCCGTCATCCGCGAGCCCGGACGGCGCAGACGACGATGATCGATTGATGCACGCGCCCAACTGA